The region CGCTCCAGCGTGCGGCGCAGCGCGGCACCGGTCATCGCGGCGACGTCGTCGCCGAGCCGCTCCCGCACCTCGCCCGTCACGTCGGCGAGCAGGTGCTCGACGTCGGGCGGCACCGGGCGGCGCGCACCGGCGCCGGCGGGGTCGGCGATCCCGGTCGTGGTGGTCGAGGTCATCGCGGGGTCACCCGGCCCTCCTCCATCGTGATCATCGGTTCCATCCTCGCCGTTGGCGCGACCCACCCGGCACCGACGCGCACACGCACGCGGTCCGCCGCATCCACCGGCGGGTGCTCGCCCGCCAGCCACAGCTCGACGTCCTGGTCGACCGCCTCGGGGACGGCGCCGTGCTCGCGCGATCCGAGCGCGTCCAGCCCGAGACGGAACGTCACCCGCTCCTGCGCGCCGGAGGGCACCTCGATCGAGCGGAACGCCACCAGACGGCGCACGCGCGGGCGGACAGCGAAGCGGTGCACCCGGCCGTACAGGGGCACCGCGACGCGGCACGCGCGCTCCCCCGCGTTCCGGACCACGACCTCCACCTCGGCCGCCGCGCCGGCGGCGAGCTCCGCCGTCGTCAGCGCGATGTCGCCCGGCACGAGGGTGACCTCGACCCCCGCGGGGCGCAGGCCGGCCCCCAGGAGCACGCGCTCGGCGGGATCGACGTCGGCGTAGCCGCGCGAGGTCTCGCGCCGTTCGTCGTGGGCCACGGGGTAGGTGCCGGCACGACCGGGCAGCGTGACGGGCAGCAGGCCGGAGGCGATCTCGCGCCCCGTGAGCACCGAGGCGACCGCCTCACCCCCGCTCGGACCGGGGAACGCCGAGAACACCAGCGCGTCGCACAGCCGGGCGAACGCACCGACGGCGTGCGGCCGGCCCGTGAGCAGCACACCGATCACGGGGGTGCCGCTCGCGCGGGCCGTGCGCGCGACGTCGAGCTGGTGCTCACCGAGCTCGAGGTCGGCCAGGTCGATGCCCTCGCCGCTGGTCATCTCGGTGTCGCGCCCGACGGCGGCACCGTTCGCCTCGAACTCCGTCTCGTAGAGGCGGCGGCTCGACCCGCCGAGGACGACGACGCACACGTCGGCCTCCGCCGCGGCGCGCGCCACGTCCGCCAGCCCTCCGGGCACGACGCGCGAGAGCGCGGAGCCCGCCGCGTGCACGACGTGCTCCGCGCCGTGCTGCTCGCGCAGCGCGGAGGCGATGGTCGAGGCGTCCGAGTCCGGGTCGGGGCGCGGCGGCGTGTAGTCGCCGAGCTGCGCGTCCAGCTGGTCGGCGTTCGGGCCGACGACGGCGACGCGTGCGCCCGGCCGGATCGGCAGCAGGTCCTCGCGCGTGCGCAGCAGCACGACGCTCTCGCGGGCCAGCTGCGCGCCGAGCGCGACGAGCTCCGCGGGGTCGGGAGCGGGCGGGGGCGGCGTGGGCGCGTCGTCCAGCAGCCCGACGCGCTGCTTCAGACCCAGCACTCGGGCGACGGCGCGATCCAGGTCGCGCTCCTCGATCAGACCGCGGTCGAGCGCCTCGCTCAGGTGCGTGTACGCCTCGTCCCACAGGCTCAGGTCGACGCCGGCGCGCAGCGCGAGGGCGGCCGCGGCCGCGGGGTCGGGCGTGACGTCGCGCAGCCGGTCGATCGCGGTGCCGTCGGCCATCACGAGACCGTCCCAGCCCCACTGCTCGCGCAGCACGCCGGTCAGCAGCCCGTGGTGACCGCAGCACGGCACACCGTCGATGTCGTTGTAGGCGGCCATGTAGCCGGCGACGCCCGCACGGGCCGCGGCGTGCGCGGCCGGCAGGTGGAGCTCGTGCAGCTCGCGCGGGCCGAGCGGGGCGCCGGAGCCGTTGCGACCGCCGATCCCGGCTCCCTGCGCGGCGAGGTGCTTGACGACGACGGCGACGCCGTCGGGCGCGATCGTGCCGGTGGGCGCGTCCCCGGGGTCCGGGCGGGACCCCCGCTGCATACCGCGGACGGTCGCCTCGACCATGCGGGCGCTCAGCAGCGGGTCCTCGGAGAAGCACTCCTCCGCGCGGCCCCAGCGGGGGTCGCGCAGCATGTCGAGGCCGGACAGCAGCGCGACGTGGATGCCGCGCGCGCGGATCTGCGCGGCGGCGGCCGCTCCGGCGCGCGCCACGAGGTCGGTGTCGAACGTCGCGCCCTGGGCGAGGTTGACCGGGAGCGTGTGCCCGCCGAGCGCCTGCAGACCGTGGGGCGCCTCCTCGACGAACAGCACCGGCAGCCCGCTGCTGCCCTGGGTGCGGACGTGGTCCTGCACGAGCGCGGTCGCCTCGAGCGCGAGCTCGGGCGTGACGCCGTCGCGCCAGCTCCGGCCCGACCACGGGTCGGCGCGCTGCAGGCCGTACAGGGCCCCGAGGCCGCCGAAGCGGTCGACCTCGGCGCGCAGGGTGTCGGTCAGGCGCGGGCGGCCGCCGTCGACGGCGATCGCCTCCCAGCCCTTGAGGCGCTGGTTGAGCTGGCCGACCTTCTCGCGCACGGTGAGGCCGGCGGTGATCTGCTCGACCTTCTCGAGCTGCTCGATCTGCGCCTCGCTCATCCCTTGACCGCCCCCGAGAGCAGCGCGCGCTGCATCTGGCGCTGCAGCAGCGTGTAGACGAGGTAGACCGGCAGCAGCGTCACGAGCGTCGCGGCCATCAGGACGCCGTAGTCGGTGCCGGTGTCGAGGCGGAGCGTCGGCAGCGCGACCTGGATCGTGCGCTGCGCCGGGTCCGGTCCGATGATGATGAGCGAGAACAGGTACTCGTTCCAGAACGACAGGAAGTTCAGCAGCACCACCGTCGCGATGCCCGGGACGCAGATGGGCAGGTAGACGTGCCGCAGCACCGTCAGCGGTGTGGCACCGTCCATCGAGGCCGCCTCCTCGAGCTCGCGCGGGATGGTGCGCATGAACTGCGTGAGGATCACGACCGAGAGCGGCATCGCCGTCGCCGGCAGCAGGAAGATGAGGAACGTGCGGGTGTGGAAGAGCCCGAGCGTGGCCGCGAGCAGGAACGTCGGGAACAGCGCTGCGAACGTCGG is a window of Litorihabitans aurantiacus DNA encoding:
- a CDS encoding glycoside hydrolase family 3 N-terminal domain-containing protein, with translation MSEAQIEQLEKVEQITAGLTVREKVGQLNQRLKGWEAIAVDGGRPRLTDTLRAEVDRFGGLGALYGLQRADPWSGRSWRDGVTPELALEATALVQDHVRTQGSSGLPVLFVEEAPHGLQALGGHTLPVNLAQGATFDTDLVARAGAAAAAQIRARGIHVALLSGLDMLRDPRWGRAEECFSEDPLLSARMVEATVRGMQRGSRPDPGDAPTGTIAPDGVAVVVKHLAAQGAGIGGRNGSGAPLGPRELHELHLPAAHAAARAGVAGYMAAYNDIDGVPCCGHHGLLTGVLREQWGWDGLVMADGTAIDRLRDVTPDPAAAAALALRAGVDLSLWDEAYTHLSEALDRGLIEERDLDRAVARVLGLKQRVGLLDDAPTPPPPAPDPAELVALGAQLARESVVLLRTREDLLPIRPGARVAVVGPNADQLDAQLGDYTPPRPDPDSDASTIASALREQHGAEHVVHAAGSALSRVVPGGLADVARAAAEADVCVVVLGGSSRRLYETEFEANGAAVGRDTEMTSGEGIDLADLELGEHQLDVARTARASGTPVIGVLLTGRPHAVGAFARLCDALVFSAFPGPSGGEAVASVLTGREIASGLLPVTLPGRAGTYPVAHDERRETSRGYADVDPAERVLLGAGLRPAGVEVTLVPGDIALTTAELAAGAAAEVEVVVRNAGERACRVAVPLYGRVHRFAVRPRVRRLVAFRSIEVPSGAQERVTFRLGLDALGSREHGAVPEAVDQDVELWLAGEHPPVDAADRVRVRVGAGWVAPTARMEPMITMEEGRVTPR
- a CDS encoding carbohydrate ABC transporter permease codes for the protein MTQTVAPTPAAAGTALPATAPSPSPFRRRRIRQGLGLGHAASGVLAWVYAAMLVVPFYYFIVSSFKSNDEIFADPLGLPSSWSLDNFTTAIDSADLDLAIVNSVLVTGGGLLLTLFLAVPASFALARTTGRAGRVMERLFAMGFLIPTFAALFPTFLLAATLGLFHTRTFLIFLLPATAMPLSVVILTQFMRTIPRELEEAASMDGATPLTVLRHVYLPICVPGIATVVLLNFLSFWNEYLFSLIIIGPDPAQRTIQVALPTLRLDTGTDYGVLMAATLVTLLPVYLVYTLLQRQMQRALLSGAVKG